The window CGCTCCTTATATTGAATTTAACGTTTACGAAATTGTTCAAGCTTCGTGACGATCGTATTCTGATTCTCCCCATAACATTGGTTTGTTATCTTTTTTCTTTGCATCAAATTGGAAAAGGAGCAGCTCTTTGGATTCATTCCGTATCGGTCATTCATGCGTTATGGGCCACATTTTCTTATTTACTGCCTTTGCTAGTCGTTACCGCAGCAGCAATAATAAGGAAAAAAGTTTGAATATGCTTTTTCATTTCGTTTTTGGCTGAACGCCCGCCTGCCGAATAATATGATCAGCCGTACGAATAGCGAGGGCTATCGTGGTCAACGTTTGATTTTCGGCTCCGATGTAAGGTAAAGCACTGTTGTCGGCCACATAGAGGCCGGAGACTCCGTGGATTTGCCCGTATTGGTTAGCAACAGAAGTATTGGGATCGTCTCCGATTCGGCATGTGCCTGAGTCATGATGCAAATCGCCAAGCGGAGTCAAGCAAATAGACGGTTTGCCATTCTTTGAAATCAGACGCACGCCTGTATCCTTGGCAATGCGCTTTATCCCTTCCGTCATTTGGCCAACGACGTTCTTATCGGCCTCGCTCAAGGAAAAATGAACCTTAATTTCAGGGACGCCGTACTCGTCTATTTTGTCCGGATTCAGTGTAATCCGATTCTCGTATCTCGGTTCGACTTTGCCATAACCATAGAAGTTGACCGTAGTTTCACCTGTTAATGGTCTTTCAACGCTAACTGGATACCAGTAGAAGGCTTCCGGGCCGGTCATGAGTACGGAGTAAGGTGTATCCGGTTTCTGCGGTATCATAATATTCAAGGGACCCCACGGGATAGGAAAATCAGCAGTAGATATCGTTCCTGTTGCTTGCACAAAAGTTTGATTCGTCAGGAAGTGTCCCAACGCTCGATGCTGAAATCCCGAATGAAGGAGCAAGCGTGGTGTCTCAAAAGTACTCGCACTCAAAACAACTGTTTTGGCTTTAAGGGTATAAGCGGTTTTATCCGGGGAAACGACCGTGACTCCCGTGACTTTTCCGTTCTCATGTAGAATCTTCGTGGCACGTGCGTTGATTGCCAAATCGAAATTCCTCTGATTCAGAGCTCTAGCAAGCAAGGAAATGGAACTCGTAAACATGTCGGTATGAATCTGCCCGAAAGACTGGGGTACGATATCAGCTGCAATCGGAAGAGGTGCCGCTTTGGAATAACCGCGTAGCCACAACCGCTCCAGTAAAATTTCCGTGAACGAAGCCCCTTCCGCAAATGCTCCGGTGACATTCATGACTTGTTCAGCAATGCCGTAATAGCTTTCCATCTCATGAACAGGTATAGGCCATTTCGCCAGATCCCACGGATGCATCCGGGGAGTAAACGCATACCAGAATAACGTTCTTCCTCCCAGCGCAAAAAGCTGCCTCGCTCCCGGATATTCGGGTGAAGCACCAGGCAGGGGCTTGGATAAGTGACTAAAATAAGCTACGAGGCGTTCTTGGTTTAACGTCGACAGGTTTCGGGCATGCGTCGGGATATACTGGTCTCCCCGTTCAATGATGCCAATCCTCTTCTTTTCCCTCTTCCATTGTTCGCATAATCTCCAGAGGACAGATCCTCCGCCTGCTCCGGTACCGATGATCAGAACATCATATTCCTGCTGAGCCATCTGTGAAAGCGGTGTAAGGGGAATCCAGTTATTCAGCGTTTCTGCCGGTACGACCGGGCAAGTCGGAATGGATCCAACCGTAGAGGCTCTCGATTCTGTTTCAGAAGGAAGATAGACCGATATACCGGTGATGTCTAGATCCGGATGTTCAATATGTGGGTTGAGCAATACAAGCTCTTCAACGGATAAACGTTTTTTAATAGCGATAGCTCTAAGTGTTTCATGCTTGTTCGAAACCCATATTTTCAAAAGCCTTCACTCTCCATTCGACCTAATGATTGCTCTCAACGTTTCAAAGTTATAACCACTATACTTATACTATAATGTTAAGGCTGGAGCCTTTATGTATTCTAATAACAATAAAGAACAAAGAAGATTATTCGCAGCCGTGATGACATTGCTCTACTAAGTCTCATGCTTCCCGCTTTCGTTTCTTTGAATAGTGACGGTGAAAATCAAAAACAGAAGAACAACATATTTTTAAAATGCTGTTTTATAAAGCACGCCATCAATTCCTAAAAATAACGGCAAGAGTGGTATCGTGCATCAAGACATTGTATTGGCTAGTTGCGGGTTCTAATCCTATTGTTACGAGTTATTACTAACTGAAATAATGATTGCCTTCACATCAAATCTAAGAAAGAAAGTGAAGCCCACAAACCTCCTGATAATTACCAAGAAATCGAAAAGCAAATTGAACGTTTACAAAGTTAGATGAGTTTTTTATGGCTTACTAAGTCGATTGATCATGAGGCACTGTGACAGTTACCGAAGTATCCGTTTTGTTGCCCGCTTTATCGGTAACCGTATAGGTAATGGTATAGATACGTCCCGATCCATTCCCTAATCTTTCTGCACGCAAATGAAATGAAGTGGCCGCTGTACCGATATTTGCCTCAATGTAACCTTGACCACTATCTGGTTCACTGCTCGTAATAGAGGTTAACACCACCGATTCAACGCCTGATGTAGCATCACTTGAATGAAGTGCAGCATTTATAACGCCCATTTTATGATTCGCAGGCCATATGGACGTTTTATCTAATTGAACAGTTAGTAACGGTGCCGTCTTATCAATTTTAAACTCGATAGTTTGGATTTTCTCTACATTGCCTGCTTGATCCGTACTGTGATAATCGACCTTGTATATCCCTTCACCGAAGGCAGGAATGGAGCCCGTGTAGGTGATCCAGCCCCCATTATTCACTTGGTATTCTGTTTTCGCCACGCCGGATAAATGGTCATATACAGACATGCTTACCGTAACATCCGACGTATACCATCCAGAGCTACCGTTATGTGCTGTCGGGCTTACAGTTGCAACACTTACGGGTGGTGTCTTATCATTAGGCGTCACTTTCACCTCAGTCTCGGCATGAAGGGACGTCAATGGATTCGTGACACGGATCACTGCACTGCCAACAGCCAGAGCATGTAGCTGTCCTTGGGCATCAATGGCTGCCACATCGCTATTCGTGCTGCTCCAAAGCAGATATTGATCCGTTGCATCGTTCGGAGTTATCCCCGCCGTGAATTGATGCGTATCTCCTACTTGCAAATCAAGCGCCTGGCTATCCAAGCTGATGCCCGTAGGGGGGATGAACTCGAACTTGAGCACATCCGCACGAAGCGGTCTATCATGAGCTGGATTCGCATCCTCGACCGTGATGTAGCTGGCACTTCCTCGCGGCAAATCATAGATGCCCAGTACCTGCCATGAACCTTGTAGTGTAGATTGATCGACGATCTTAGAATCGCTCTTTACGCCATCCATATAAATCGAGTATTCGGCAGCTTTGGTCGTATACACCGGTGTCGCGGGCGTTCCTGGCAAATAAACCGATACCCTATATCGTCCGGGCTGGGTGATTGTCGGCGTCCATTTGGCCGATGCGCCCGTTGGATTCGTAATCGCTCTTGAGATGCCGCCGTTATAACCTTTGAGAACCGTAGAAGTCACCCACTTATTCGTAGCGGTTCCTAGAGGCCCGTTGACTTCCGTGTATCCCCCGTTTGTGCCATAACTATGATAGATCGTAACCTGCTGAATGGCAGGCATCGTTACCTGGATCCTCGCCTCCGCATAGAGGGAAGTTAACGGATTCGCAGCACGAATCACCGCCTCTCCAACCCCCGTTGCATTCACCTGCCCCTCGGCATCGACAGTCACGACTTGACTGTTCGAACTGCTCCAAACCAGCTTCTGGTCAGTGGACTCGGCAGGCGTAAACACAGCCGTGAAGGAATGCGTATCTCCTACCCGCAGATCTAGTGAATCGGTATCCAGAGCAATCCCGGTCGGAGGGATGGACTCTAACTTGATGACATCCGCCCGAAGCGGTCGATCGTGAGCGGGGTTTGTGTCTTCGAGCAGGATATAACTGTTTGTTCCCCTTGGAAACTCATAGGAACCCAATACGTGCCAAGATCCCTGCAGAGAGAATTGATCAACAACTTTCGTTTCCTGTTTTACTCCGTTGATATAGATCGAGTACGCAGCCATTTTTGTGGT is drawn from Paenibacillus sp. V4I7 and contains these coding sequences:
- a CDS encoding GMC oxidoreductase, producing MKIWVSNKHETLRAIAIKKRLSVEELVLLNPHIEHPDLDITGISVYLPSETESRASTVGSIPTCPVVPAETLNNWIPLTPLSQMAQQEYDVLIIGTGAGGGSVLWRLCEQWKREKKRIGIIERGDQYIPTHARNLSTLNQERLVAYFSHLSKPLPGASPEYPGARQLFALGGRTLFWYAFTPRMHPWDLAKWPIPVHEMESYYGIAEQVMNVTGAFAEGASFTEILLERLWLRGYSKAAPLPIAADIVPQSFGQIHTDMFTSSISLLARALNQRNFDLAINARATKILHENGKVTGVTVVSPDKTAYTLKAKTVVLSASTFETPRLLLHSGFQHRALGHFLTNQTFVQATGTISTADFPIPWGPLNIMIPQKPDTPYSVLMTGPEAFYWYPVSVERPLTGETTVNFYGYGKVEPRYENRITLNPDKIDEYGVPEIKVHFSLSEADKNVVGQMTEGIKRIAKDTGVRLISKNGKPSICLTPLGDLHHDSGTCRIGDDPNTSVANQYGQIHGVSGLYVADNSALPYIGAENQTLTTIALAIRTADHIIRQAGVQPKTK